The DNA sequence GTATGCAGGGCGTCCGCTTGTACGTCTAATGAACTAAGATCATTACAGGGAAGATCAAAAGTCTGACGGAACTGCTCGATATCAGCATATAAGTGGTCGTAAATAGGTTGAGTCAATAATGACAGTTGCATACGTTAAACCCTAATCTCATAAACCATCGATTGTAGCAATAAAATGTTAAAAAAGAGAGCATTTCAGCGTGCAAAACTGATCACAAGTGGATCAGTTAGCCGCCCTGAAGGGAACTTAACGGGGTTAGCAACTGACAACAAAATCAGGCTATTCGTGCATTATTAATTTATCTAAGTCAAAAGAAAAGGCTATAATGATGGAGTTTACAAAAGTAAGACTTTTAAAATAGAAGGGATCCGGTAATTAATTTTTTAATAACAGCATTTTATTAAAAAAATAAAACTAAAACATCGCTTTATATCTGGCTGGCATGCCTTTTACCCCCACATAAATGAAGTAAAAAAAGTCGCTTTGGTATGACATCCCCCCCCGTTAGCCATTCATATTGAGAGGAATAATTGAAGAAAATCAGGCTTAAACAAGAAGAGCGTTTATCAATCAAACTCACTCATCAGATAGATCAAGGTGAGTTTCGTCGTATTGATGTTTATTTTTCTCTGCCAAAAGAGATGAGTATTAATAAAAATACGCTTTCGGAAATGGATTATTTCAATGCAGGAGTTCGAACTCGAAGCGCCTATTTTACTCAAGGTTTACATTTACCCTTATTACATAGCCGTTTTGCCAGTCGTATGAAACATTCCGCTGTTGAATATCGAAACCACCTGAATCTATTTGCTTATCAATATCTGACCGCACTTAATACCGATACGCATGACGTAATAAAGATCAATGATAGTGACAAGCTACGGGATTTTTATAATGCAGCACAAGAAATTGCCAATCACAGTATCGTCATACTAAGCAAAACCCGTGCCCATGCACCTAAAGATCCTAAACTGGGGGCGATTTTTGGCAATGTGGATAATTATCTATCCTGGTATACAGAACAAAGACTACTGGGCATGTTGGCAAAAAAACCGCGTTTATCCGAATTTACTGAAGAGCGTCTTGCACTGTTGCAGATCTGTAAAAATGAAAATTTATATCGCAAAGAAAAAGCCTATAACTCGCAGGCGTCACTTGACGATCCTAACCGGATTGCCAATAAAATGCGCCTATTACGCCGCTTAATTGAGTATGGGGTGATTTTTAAGACGGACACTCAAGCATTAGGTAATATCACCCGTAAAGTTGTTACCGGTGTTGCTACCGCGCTAATAATGAGTGTAGTACTGGTCTTAATTATTAAAACGCAGGGTGCTTTTAGTACCCTGACCTCCTTGATGGTGTTTATTCTCGCAATTATTTACGGGGTGCGGGAAGTTTTCAAGGATGATTTTAAAAACATTCTCTGGCAGTGGATCCGTAAAGGTAAACCTAAATGGGCCAGAGCATTAATCGATCCGACCAATAAAACAGAACTGGCAAAACAAAAAATTTGGCTTGATTATATTAAAACGGCCAACCTGCCGATCAAAACCCGGCAGCTGTTGGCAAAACGTAATATGCAGAATAAACAAAGTTCGGAGATATTACATTTTCGTCTTGAAACCAAAGTCGTGAGACAGGGTTTCCAAGCGGGTTATGACACGCTGGAAGAGACGATTGATTTTAGTTTGCTACCTTTTGCGCGCTTTTTAGAACGCGGTAGCGGTAAGCTTTATGAGCAAAATGAGGCATCCTCAAACAAAGAAAAAATTAAAACCACCTCCATTGAGCGACGCTATCAAATAAATGTGGTGGTTGCATTAGATCAGGGTAAGTACACAGAACAGTTCGAGCGTTATAAAATAACCTTAAACCGCTCTGGCATTATTGATATTGAAAAAGCAGGCAAATCCGCGATCCAGGATAAACCAGAAGGCGGGCGTTATTCTAAACTAAAAACATTATTACATTTTAAAAAACAGCGCTAAAAAAGAAAGCTATTATTCTGCAACTAAAGTTTCAATGCGATAAAAGCCCTGATTATCAAAACCTAATAGTTTGGCTAAAAAAGGCAATGATGCCTGCATCTCTTTTTTTAACGTCCAGGGAGGATTAATAACAATCATGCCGCTGGATGTCATGCCCATCTGATCCGAGTCTTCCTGAAGACCCAATTCAAAAAGTTGAATATTTTTAATACCCGATGCTTTTAATGCTTTTTCCATTTTATCAATGGTCATACGGTTAACGACCGGATACCAAAGTGCATAGGTACCCGTTGCAAAACGCTTGTGCGCTTGTATTAATGTTTCAACTACTTGGTGATATTCAGTTTTAATTTCATAGGAGGGATCAATTAAAATAAAACCGCGCCGCGCTTTGGGCGGCATATTGGCAATCAGGCCTTGTAAACCATCACTTTTAGCCATTTTTATTTGCCGGTTCCCTGAAAAATTAGCGCACATATTGATAAATTCATTAGGGTGTAATTCAAATAAAAACAAGCGATCTATGTCGCGTAACATCTGCACTGCAATACTGGGTGAGCCAGGATAATGTTTTAATTGACTCTGGGCATTAAATTCAACAACTTGTTCCATATAACGCGCTACGGGAACGGGCAAATCTGAGCGTCCCCATAATGGAAAAATACCATTATTAAACTCTTTCGTTTTTAAAGCTTCGGGAGACTGAAATGAATAAGCTCCGCAGCCCGCATGAGTATCAAGATAACAAAAAGCTTTCTCTTTTTTGAGCATATAATCAATAATTGATGTGGAAACAATGTGCTTTAACACATCCGCAAAATTACCTGCGTGAAAAGAATGTCGATAGCTGAGCAAAAATGACTCCATAAATATAATTGGTATAAGCGCTGCAGTATAAATAAAATTGTCTGCAAATGCGCTAAAAATAAAAGCTTATGTCGCTGCTATCATGTTATTATTGCCGCCCGATTTATTTCTGCCTATCGCCTTAAAAATGGATGTTCAATGCAATCTGATGCACTAAACCCTCTAGAAAGACGCACCGCCATCTCACTTTCCGTGGTGTTTGCGTTACGTATGTTAGGCCTGTTTATGATCATGCCGGTCTTTGCCATTTACGGGAAGGAACTGATTGGTTATTCCCCGATCTGGGTAGGTTTTGCAATTGGTGCCTATGGTTTAACACAGGCATTATTACAAATTCCCGCGGGCATGTTGTCTGACAAATTTGGCCGACGTCCGATTATTTTTATCGGTTTACTGCTTTTTGCTATCGGCAGCTTAATCGCTGGCTATTCAGAAACGGTTTATGGTGTAACAGCCGGACGCGCTATTCAAGGTGCAGGTGCAATTGCCAGTGCGGTGTTAGCCTTGGCAGCCGATGTCACAAGAGAAGAACAACGTCCCAAGGCAATGGCCATGATTGGGGTCAGTATTGGCCTTGCCTTTGCATTGGCAATGGTTGCAGGTCCTGTTTTAGCACCCATAATTGGCTTACAGGGTTTATTCTTTATTACTGCAGCCGGTGCCCTGACCGGTATTGCTATCGTCTATTTTGTCGTGCCGCACGTGGTTAGTAAAGCCCCCAGAGGCGAAACCGTTGCCATTCCTGCATTGCTTGCAAAATTAGTCAAAGATCCGCAACTGCTACGTTTAGATGCTGGCATTTTCATTTTACACATGGCACTCACGGCTATGTTTGTCGTATTACCCCTGCAACTGCTGAATATGCAATTACCTGCAGCACAACATTGGCACTTATACCTGCCGGCGTTACTAGTTTCATTTATATTAATAGTGCCTATGCTTATCATGGCTGCCCGCAAGCAAATGAACAAACAGTTTTATCTGTTTGCCATTTTGTTAATGGCTGCAAGTTTAATTGCAATGTCACTTAACTCTCAATCACTTATATGGATGTTTGTGTCCATATTATTTTATTTCACTGCTTTTAATTTTTTAGAAGCATCATTACCGGCATTTATCTCAATGGTCTCTCCTGCAGGCTCCAAGGGTAGTGCAATGGGGATCTATAGCACTTGTCAGTTTTTAGGTGCTTTTTTTGGTGGGATTTTAGGGGGATTTTCCTATAAACTACTCGGTAGTAGTGGCTTATTTTTATTTTTAGCCGGGTTAATGGCAATTTGGTTTTTTATCTCATTAGGTATGAATAATCCAAGTAAAGTCCGCACCCATACTATTACAGCATTAATCAAGGATGAAACTCATGCACAGTTAATGACTGAACAGCTAATTATGCTGGAGGGGGTCTTAGAAGTCGTCATCATCGTTGAAGAACAAACAGTTTATATTAAAGTAAATAACCAAGTCTTTGCATTGAACAAAGCGCAAGAAATTTTAGCAAATACTTAATCTACAACATAAAGCAGTAAGCGGAGCAAAAAGATGTTTAACCGAAGCGTAAACAAAGTAGTCTTAGTCGGTAATCTGGGAAAAGATCCAGAAATGCGTTACATGCCAAACGGCAATGCAGTAGCAAATTTAACACTGGCAACAACAGAAAGCTGGAAAGATAAACAAAGCGGCGAGCGCAAAGAAAAAACAGAATGGCATCGCCTGACGGTATTTAACCGTCTGGGTGAAATGTGTGGAGAATATCTTAAAAAAGGTGTAAAGATTTACGTCGAAGGTAAGTTACAGACGCGTAAATGGCAGGGACAAGACGGCCAGGACAAATATACAACCGAGATTGTGGTGTCAGAAATCCATATGATGGATGCGCGTAATCCAACCCAAGCCGGTAGTCAGCCTTTCCAGGGTAACGGACAGCAGGATAACGGACAGCAAGAGCAACAAAGCTGGGGTAAAGCACCGCAACAAGCGCCGACTCAACAGCCTGCGCCGCAAATGGCCCCTGCCTACCAGCAATCAACGCAAAATCAGCGTCCACCGGCACAAGCACCACAGCAACCAGCGCAAAATCAGCGTCCACCCGCGCAAACACAACAGCAACCAGCACAAAATCAGCGTCCACCAGCACAAGCACCACAGCAACCGACGCAGACTCAATATAATGAGCCATCAATGGATTTCGATGATGATATTCCTTTTTAGTTTTCAAACTTTTAAAATGTAAAATCAGAAAATTTTTTATTAGAGCCCCGTTTTTCGGGGCTTTTCTGTTTTTGTGAGGGTAGATCGAAGTAGATAAATAATTGTAATATTTTTTAAGACTTAAATTCAAATAATCAAAGGACATTTGGTTTTAAATAAAGTTTTTATCTTCTGATCATTCCAAAAACACTTTAAATTAGTTACTGCAACAATAAAGTACGGAATATAAGTTATAAATATTTACCTGTTCACCCATAGGCCAGCAAAGAGAGAAGCAAACAAATATTGATTTAAGTTAATTAGAAGGTTTTGGTAGTATATTATACCCAAGTAACTCTTTGCCTTATATTGGCTAAATGCTCCTATTTAAAACCATGTTAGAAAAAATGTTATAAAATATTCATGACCATTTTTATTGAGCTTCTTGCTGTTAATACCCGCTATAATGGCCAAAGCATGTGCATAATCAGGAAGGTTTTTAATGCTAGAGATGAACAACATTTTTTGCTACGGACAAATCATTATCGCAGATAATATAGTTGTCAGCATCGATCAAAACTTTATCGATATATTAGGTTTTTCTTCTCTGGATGAAATGTATTCCGCTCAATCTGATCCCTTAGCATTTATTGCTGCGGACTATAGTGACGAAATATTAATAAAATCTGAGCGTTTAAATTCAGGCTCTTTCGAGACCCATGGTAATGTTCTTTATTGCACCAAAAAACAGGGTCAGAAGATTGCAGTGTTTGTATTGGCGCAGCAAATAAATTGGAAAAAGCAACCCGCACTTGAATTACAAATCTTTGATATCTCTTTAAAGATCAGCGCCCAGCAACTTATCAATAAATCGAGATATGAACGTCTTGTTGAACATTCTGATCAAGGCGTTATGATCCATCGAAATTTTAAACCTCTGCTTGTTAACCAGGTCTGGGTTGAACTAATGGCTGCTAAATCCATTCAGGATGTGATTGAAAATCTAAATATATTGGATCTTATCCCCACCGAACATCATGCTAGCGCTATTGAACGATACCAAAAAGTCATCACGGGAGAGGCAATTGGAGAAAGTCATATTATCGAGAATATTCGTTTTGATGGAATAAAACGATTTTTTAATATTTATGATCATGCTATTCAATGGCAAGGAGAGCCTGCTGTAGAAGTTGTTATGGTCGATGTTACCGACAAAGTGATGGCAGAAAAAAGACTTGCCCATAAAGCCTTCCATGATTCGCTGACGGATCTTTATAATCGTGATGCTATCTACAAATGGATTCACGAGCATTGCGGTAAAGTCAACTCCATGAGTTGCATGCTTATCGATTTAGATAACTTTAAAAGAGTTAATGATACCTATGGTCATTCTAAGGGGGATAATGTCTTAAAAATATTTGCCAATTTATTTAAAGAAAAAATAGCTGAAAAGGGAGTGATAGGAAGATGGGGAGGGGAAGAGTTTATTGTATTTGTCCCCGACAGAGATAAAAAAACGGCACTTGCACTGGCAGAAAAAGTCCGGATTGCCTGTGCGCAAACCCCTTTATTCTTGCAGGGTAAAGAGATTATAACAACCGTCAGTATCGGTGTTAGCTATACCGACTCTTTTGCGCAAATTAAGCCCAAAGATATTATTAAACAAGCCGACCATAATATGTATTTATCAAAATCATTGGGTAAAAATCG is a window from the Psychromonas ingrahamii 37 genome containing:
- a CDS encoding 23S rRNA (adenine(2030)-N(6))-methyltransferase RlmJ, which produces MLSYRHSFHAGNFADVLKHIVSTSIIDYMLKKEKAFCYLDTHAGCGAYSFQSPEALKTKEFNNGIFPLWGRSDLPVPVARYMEQVVEFNAQSQLKHYPGSPSIAVQMLRDIDRLFLFELHPNEFINMCANFSGNRQIKMAKSDGLQGLIANMPPKARRGFILIDPSYEIKTEYHQVVETLIQAHKRFATGTYALWYPVVNRMTIDKMEKALKASGIKNIQLFELGLQEDSDQMGMTSSGMIVINPPWTLKKEMQASLPFLAKLLGFDNQGFYRIETLVAE
- a CDS encoding MFS transporter, translated to MQSDALNPLERRTAISLSVVFALRMLGLFMIMPVFAIYGKELIGYSPIWVGFAIGAYGLTQALLQIPAGMLSDKFGRRPIIFIGLLLFAIGSLIAGYSETVYGVTAGRAIQGAGAIASAVLALAADVTREEQRPKAMAMIGVSIGLAFALAMVAGPVLAPIIGLQGLFFITAAGALTGIAIVYFVVPHVVSKAPRGETVAIPALLAKLVKDPQLLRLDAGIFILHMALTAMFVVLPLQLLNMQLPAAQHWHLYLPALLVSFILIVPMLIMAARKQMNKQFYLFAILLMAASLIAMSLNSQSLIWMFVSILFYFTAFNFLEASLPAFISMVSPAGSKGSAMGIYSTCQFLGAFFGGILGGFSYKLLGSSGLFLFLAGLMAIWFFISLGMNNPSKVRTHTITALIKDETHAQLMTEQLIMLEGVLEVVIIVEEQTVYIKVNNQVFALNKAQEILANT
- the ssb gene encoding single-stranded DNA-binding protein yields the protein MFNRSVNKVVLVGNLGKDPEMRYMPNGNAVANLTLATTESWKDKQSGERKEKTEWHRLTVFNRLGEMCGEYLKKGVKIYVEGKLQTRKWQGQDGQDKYTTEIVVSEIHMMDARNPTQAGSQPFQGNGQQDNGQQEQQSWGKAPQQAPTQQPAPQMAPAYQQSTQNQRPPAQAPQQPAQNQRPPAQTQQQPAQNQRPPAQAPQQPTQTQYNEPSMDFDDDIPF
- a CDS encoding sensor domain-containing diguanylate cyclase — encoded protein: MLEMNNIFCYGQIIIADNIVVSIDQNFIDILGFSSLDEMYSAQSDPLAFIAADYSDEILIKSERLNSGSFETHGNVLYCTKKQGQKIAVFVLAQQINWKKQPALELQIFDISLKISAQQLINKSRYERLVEHSDQGVMIHRNFKPLLVNQVWVELMAAKSIQDVIENLNILDLIPTEHHASAIERYQKVITGEAIGESHIIENIRFDGIKRFFNIYDHAIQWQGEPAVEVVMVDVTDKVMAEKRLAHKAFHDSLTDLYNRDAIYKWIHEHCGKVNSMSCMLIDLDNFKRVNDTYGHSKGDNVLKIFANLFKEKIAEKGVIGRWGGEEFIVFVPDRDKKTALALAEKVRIACAQTPLFLQGKEIITTVSIGVSYTDSFAQIKPKDIIKQADHNMYLSKSLGKNRVTG